Sequence from the Streptomyces peucetius genome:
GCGGGCGTACGCCACCGCGGGTGTCCCCGTCTACTTCGTCGCGGACCCGTACCAGCGCAAGTGCCACCTCTACACGGACCCGAGCGACGGTGACTGCACGTCGGACACGATCGTCACCTTCGGCAAGGACGTCGACCTCACCAAGACCCCCGTCGGCCTCACCCTGACCACTGCAGGACTTCCCCCACGAGTGACCTCCGACGGCCCGGAGATCACCGTGTCGTAACGGATCGCCACCCGTGTACAACCGGCCGTCCCCCTCATCGATCTGGTCATCGAGCGCCGCACACGCATCCCCCGCGCTCCGCCAGGCCCAGGAGGACGACCCGCCGTGCCGCCGTCACGACCAGCCCGCCAGAGACGCCGCCTCGCCATCGCCGGCACGCTCGTCGCCACGCTCACCGGTGGACTGCTCGCCGCCACCGCCGGCACCGCCGCCGCGGCGGCCGTACCCGCGGCCCTGCCCACCGGCACCCAGGCCGACTTCAACGGCGACGGCTTCGCCGACCTCGCCGTCGGCGCGCCCCTCGCGGACGTCGGTACCAAGGACAACGCCGGCGCGGTGGTCGTGCTGTACGGATCGGCGAACGGCTTCTCCGGCGCCAGGCGCGTGATCGTCCACCAGGACACCCCCGGAGTGTCCGGCGCGGCCGAACCGGGCGACGCCTTCGGGCGGTCCGTCGCCACCGGCGACCTCGACGGCGACGGCTACACCGACGTCATCGCCGGCACCCCGAGCGAGGCGGTCGGCGACCGCGGCCGCGTCGGCGGGTCGACCGTCCTGTGGGGCGGCCCCAAGGGGCTGAGCGGGGCCTCCTGGCTGCCGCTCCCGTCGTATCTGAAGGACAGCTACGTCGGCCGGGGCGTCGCCACCGGTGACTTCGACGGCGACGGGCACACGGACGTCACCGTCACCGGCCACCGCGAGACCAGCACCTACTACGGCCCGGTGCAGCGCACCGGCGCCCCCGCCCGGCACGTCTCCGAGCCCCTCGGCACCAGGTTCACCACCGTCGCGGGCGACCTCAGCGGCGACGGGGCGGCCGAACGCCTGTACCCGTCTCTCATCACCGGCGACCCGGGCGGCACCATCGCCTACATCCGTCGGGACGGGAGCGGCATGAGCGCCGATCCGGAAGACGGCTACACCACCACCGAACTCACCGGCGCCGACGGCGACGCGTCCTCGATCGGCGACATCGACGGCGACGGTTACGGCGACCTCGTCGTGGGCGATGCCGTCGACCCGTCGGCCGCCAAGCCCACCGGCCACAAGGGCGGCCGGATCACCGTCTGGTACGGCGGCCCGAACGGCCCCGACCCGGCGCAGCAGCCCGGGGTCTTCCACCAGGACACCGCCGGTGTCCCCGGCGGCGGCGAGGCGAACGACCGCTTCGGCGCTTCCGTGTCGGTCTCGGACACCAACGGTGACGGTTACGCGGACGTCGCCGTCGGCGCGCCCGGCGAAGCCCTCGGCAGTGTCCGGGACGCCGGGGCGGTCACCGTGCTGTACGGGTCGGCCGCCGGACTGACCGCCACCGGCTCCCAGTTCTGGTCCCAGAACTCCGCGGGCGTCCCCGGTGGCGGCGAGACGAGCGACCACTTCGGCGGCGCCGTCCGGCTCATGGACGTCACCGGCGACGGCCGGGCGGACCTGACCGTCGCCGCCCCCGACGAGAACGACTCGGGCGCGATCATTCTGCTGCGCGGCAGCGCGTCGGGCGTCACGGCCTCCGGCGCGATGTTCCTGTCCGCCGCGGCCGTCGGGCTCACCGTGAGCAACCAGGGCTGGTTCGGCTCCGCCCTCGGCGCACCGGCCGAACAGCCCCGCCCGAAGGAGAGGTTCGCGGACGACTTCAACGGCGACGGCTACCGCGACACGGTCGTCGGCGCACCGCTGGCCGAAGTCTCCGGCCGACGCGAGGCGGGCGCGGTCACCGTGCTCTACGGCGGCCCGGCGGGTCCCACCGCCACGCGCCGCCAGACACTCACGCAGGCGTCCCCCGGTATTCCGGGCGGCCCCGAGCAGAGCGACCAGTTCGGTCACTCGGTCGCGTCCGCCGACTTCGACGAGGACGGCTACGCCGACCTGGCCGTGGCCACTCCGTACGAGGACCACGGCACCACGACCGTCGACGCGGGCATGGTCACCGTGGTGTGGGGCGGCCCGCGCGGCCTGTCGGGCGCGACCGGGGTGGACGTGTCGCAGGGATTCGACCTCACGGGCCACGGCGACTGGCTGGGCATCGACCTGGCCGCCACGGGCGGCGCGCCCTACGCCCACGCCGAGCTGCTGATCGTCGGAAACCGTGCGGCTGCCCTGGTCGGCCCGTTCACCCGGGACGGTAAGGCCGCCGCGGTGCGCCCCCAGAATCCCGTCTCGAGCATCGTCGGCGCGGCCTCCGGCGACCTGAACGGCGACCGCACCGCCGACCACGTGCTCGTCGCGCCGCTCTCCGACGGGTCGGTCTACGTCAACCCCGGTGAGAGCACGGGCAACACCCCGGAGCGGCTGCCGTACGACGCGACCAACGCGGCCATCGGCGATGTGAACGGCGACGGCTTCGACGACCTGGTGGCGGGCGCGCCCTACAGCCTGAGCGAATCGGACGGCCCCACGGTCCACAAGGGCGGTCAGGTCGCCGTCTGGTTCGGCAGCGCGTCCGGGATCGACGCCACGACGACCGCGCGCGTCCTGCACCAGGACACGCCGGGTGTCCCGGGCGCCGCTGACGGCGAGTTCGGCACCGACGTGACGGTCGGCGACATCGACGGGGACGGCATCGACGACATCGCCGTGGGCGACCCCAACAAGTGGGTGAACGGACGTGCGGAGGCCGGCAG
This genomic interval carries:
- a CDS encoding FG-GAP-like repeat-containing protein, with the translated sequence MPPSRPARQRRRLAIAGTLVATLTGGLLAATAGTAAAAAVPAALPTGTQADFNGDGFADLAVGAPLADVGTKDNAGAVVVLYGSANGFSGARRVIVHQDTPGVSGAAEPGDAFGRSVATGDLDGDGYTDVIAGTPSEAVGDRGRVGGSTVLWGGPKGLSGASWLPLPSYLKDSYVGRGVATGDFDGDGHTDVTVTGHRETSTYYGPVQRTGAPARHVSEPLGTRFTTVAGDLSGDGAAERLYPSLITGDPGGTIAYIRRDGSGMSADPEDGYTTTELTGADGDASSIGDIDGDGYGDLVVGDAVDPSAAKPTGHKGGRITVWYGGPNGPDPAQQPGVFHQDTAGVPGGGEANDRFGASVSVSDTNGDGYADVAVGAPGEALGSVRDAGAVTVLYGSAAGLTATGSQFWSQNSAGVPGGGETSDHFGGAVRLMDVTGDGRADLTVAAPDENDSGAIILLRGSASGVTASGAMFLSAAAVGLTVSNQGWFGSALGAPAEQPRPKERFADDFNGDGYRDTVVGAPLAEVSGRREAGAVTVLYGGPAGPTATRRQTLTQASPGIPGGPEQSDQFGHSVASADFDEDGYADLAVATPYEDHGTTTVDAGMVTVVWGGPRGLSGATGVDVSQGFDLTGHGDWLGIDLAATGGAPYAHAELLIVGNRAAALVGPFTRDGKAAAVRPQNPVSSIVGAASGDLNGDRTADHVLVAPLSDGSVYVNPGESTGNTPERLPYDATNAAIGDVNGDGFDDLVAGAPYSLSESDGPTVHKGGQVAVWFGSASGIDATTTARVLHQDTPGVPGAADGEFGTDVTVGDIDGDGIDDIAVGDPNKWVNGRAEAGSVTVLPGRANGPDGTGAYVLTQDSADVPGAAEDSDLFGYRVRLADMTGDGRADLMVSAPGENLFEGATVFLRGSSSGLRTAGSTMIMANHAGLTQSGHRGWGDEIAP